In Thermococcus stetteri, the DNA window CGAGAATGCCTGAACCCAGCTCCCCTCGGTTCCTATCAGGAGAACGTTGTTTTCGGAGAGGGCGGAGGAGTAGGCGATGCCCCTCGTTGGAGCTTTGAGGAGGAGCTTCCCTTCGGGAGAGAGAAGCTCGGCGTCGTAGCCAAAGGCAAGCCCGACGTAACCCTTCGAGTTGAACGAAACCGAGAAGGCCGCGCACTTGTCGGTATAGCTCCATATCTGAACGGGCTCGGCCAGTGTTAGCGGGAGCATAAAGATCAGCGTCAACAGGAGAGTTACCGTCAGTTTTAACCCCATCGTTCACACCGACTCGGAATTGGGGAATTGAAAAATAAACCTTCCGCTGGAGTTCGAACTCTACAACGGTTAGGTTCCATCCTTTCGGGCCACTATGAGCCTGACCACGCCGCTGTAGTAGGCTTCCTCTTTTTCCACTTTGAGGTGCTCCCTCACGAGTTTGTGGGTGTCCCTCCGCGGGTCGTCGTCGAGGAGAGGCTTGAGAACGAGCTTCATCGGCAGGAGGAAGAGGTAATCAACGAGCCTGCTGTCGCTCCTCGTGTGTTCGAGGAAGACTGCCCTTCCACCGGGCTTGAGGACTCGCTTTATTTCTTCTATGGCCCTCTCGGGCTCTGGAACGGTGCAGAAGACGAAGGATGAAACGACCGTGTCGAAGAAGTTATCCGGAAATGGAAGGC includes these proteins:
- a CDS encoding class I SAM-dependent methyltransferase; protein product: MYRGKYDRIAGFYDVLERPLDRFFNPLRERAVSLARDRTLEIGVGTGKTLSYYPPGVELYAVDGSEKMLEMARKRARELGMEVKFRVAEVESLPFPDNFFDTVVSSFVFCTVPEPERAIEEIKRVLKPGGRAVFLEHTRSDSRLVDYLFLLPMKLVLKPLLDDDPRRDTHKLVREHLKVEKEEAYYSGVVRLIVARKDGT